ACCAGATCAAACGTCGCCAAGGTACAGAGAGATCTTATTGGAGCACGACATCGTCGCCGCCACCTTAGTGTACGCCGCCACAAAAACAAAacctaagaaaaagaaaagaaatcagaCAGGTCCTCGCTCCTCTTTCTGCTGCCAAGGCCATCGGACAGGAAGAGAAGGCGGTGGCACGGATTAGACCTTTGGGCGGCAGCTAGGGTTAGGGACAGGAGGTGCTCAAAACAATGCCAACATTTTCTTAGGGCATTCTGTAGACCTTTGGTATCATCACATATAACAAGTAATGTTAAAGAGGAATTCACAAAAATTGCACATCGAACAGCACTCCAAAATCAGAATCGGATAAATAGCTTAAAGGTCAATAATGCTTACATGCGATACACCCGAAACCTTCCCTCTTCGATGCCCCTATGATAAGCATCTCCTAAAGCTACACGGATCCCCCAAAAAACACATGACAAATGTCAACTCGGCAGCTGATAAATAGCTAAGAGGCTGGCGATGGATGAGCTACAGTACTATACACAAACATTCCCAACATGAAGGCCCATGCGGCGAAAGATACCCACGGCTAGGTCAGGCTGCCCACTAAACTGGTGCCACTACAAGCTAAATATACTAACGAGGATCCCCTGATGCCTGATGTAACCTGCCTGCACTGGACCAAGCTGTTAATTTGACCACACATGGATGAGGCCTTGATGGTTGCCGGTGATGATCTCCTCACGCTCTTCATCGTAGTACAGAGATGTGATGTCGCCGAGGGCCTCTAGAGGCGTACACAGGAACTTCGACGACTTCTGTTTGCACAGGTTCCCTGCCTTTATCTTGGCCATGCATTTCCCAGTCAATATATCGCTGATGTTTATAGAGCAGGCTGCACAAGGATGCAAAGTACAAATAAGATCATGCAGGGATAGATACATCATCCCCATGTATCTAAGGCAGCAAGTTAGAGCAGATTTTCTTCGAGCATACATTTGAAAACATGACTTCAAAACAAAAAGGCGCATTAGGCAACGTGCGCATCCATCAACATGCTTCCTGACACATCTTTCTTACTAAGTAGAGAATCTATGGAAAGCATCACATGCAAAATCAAGTGATTACCAGCTACTCGAAATAAACACCTATTCTGGCGTTTGTATTGACTTTTAAAACGGAGAGATAAAACTTTGGTGACACACACTTGATCAGCACTGAAATTGCATGCATGAATCATCAAACTTATATAAAACTAAAAAGCTCGGGAACACTGCCTCCCGTCAAAGAGAAAACTGACAGTGCTTGCGACTAAGTCTAACATGAGGAGTATAATGGATAAAGGTAAATGCATTGCCAGGAAGGATTAGCAACCATAACAAATCAATTAGCAATTAAACACATCAACATTTCAACAGAACATGTTGAAGCACCAGAAAGTTTAAAGTTTACCATTGTCTTCTGAAGATGGATCATCCGGTTCAGCTTTGCAGTAAGAGATAATTAGGTCTTGGTTGCTAGTTATGTAAATACTGTTTGTATTGCAATCAGGATGCCACAAGAAATGATCCTCAAAGGATGTCACCAGTTCACCACGGAAATTCCAAACTGATACTGATCGATTACGGAAGGTCAGGAACAACTGCATCTCGTACAGAAAAATAAAAGCTGATGGAGTCACAAACTCATTGCTGCTCACTTCTGTTATCTTAGAGTTTGTTACCTGCAGCATTGCACAGAAGTTCGTTACAAATAAGAAATAGAAAATTGGTTTGCTTTATTTCCCACGACCTATAATACAGGCCAAATGCTTACATCAAGAATTTGAAGGTTCTCCCCATCCTGCTTAACTAGAAGCTTTTCATTGAATTGCTCGATGAAATCGATCTTCTTGTTGCGATGAAGAAGATGCCTGAATGACTTCAAGCGCTTACCATCTTCAATAGAAAGAATCTCAAGAGGAATATAGCCCTTTTTTCTAGAGTATATCAATAGCATTATACCAGGGCTGTGAGAAGGAAACAAGAAGCAATAAGTTATAACTAATTTTGTGAGCAATTCCTCGTGAATAGAAATGTGCACAAGAAATAAAACTGAATGTGTCCAACTTCTCTTGAAAGAAAAGAGGTACACTAATCCCATCTTGGAAGTCGCAAAGAAACAATTCTCTCATCCCCACATGCTAACTATTAGCTTCTCCATAAAGCAAACATAATGCACATGTGATGGTCCTTAGATCTTTACGTAATAAATACAGCCACCAGGGCAGTTCAGCAGCATGGCTTTTTTAGAGAAGACAGGAGACTAGAGGAAaaaattactccctctgtaaactaatacaaGATCTTttagtgatctaaaagatcttatattagcttacagagggagtacttgtttaTTCTTTATTGTTTCCTGTTGAGAGGTAATGCTGGCATCGCTTATATACAGTCCAGCCCCAAACAATGGATAGCTAATGGACATTTGGATGCAATTAGTAGATAACAACCAAACCTAACTTAATTTGGGGAACAAGAAAAGCCATGCATTTGAGTTATCCTCTAAACCGTCCATGATACCGTTTCACGTGGTACAATTCACATGAAAGGTACCCTGTTGCTGCTGCACAAAATAGTGCAAGAGATATGGTATATGCTATGTCAATCGTGGCTTGTAGTGACAATCATTTCTACAAAGAAGCACTAGTGCAACCACACATATTTATCTTGAAACCTCGGTTATCATAACCACGGGTAGGGATTGAGAATGGCATTTCTAAATGTGCCAACAATATCAAGTTATAACTGTGCCATCTTCTATTGCTGGTTTCATACAAGAGCTCATTTAGAATCAAAGCAGTCATAACTCATAAGTATCTCTTACAAAAGAGGACAACTCACCGTTCAGCCATGAAGTTAGAATCCATTTAGCATTGATTATGATAGTCCTGTTGGGTTGAACTGCTTTTAGATAATTTAAGGTTTCGTTACTGCTTTCTGAGACCTTGGGTGTTTTGTTACTGCTTGCTGAGATAATTGGGTGTTTGGTTACTACTCTTTGCTTCTTTTTCTTAGTTAACTTGCTAAAAAATTTGCGTCCTAGAACATATATGAGATTGAAGGTGAGAGGAGAAACATTGGAACAGAATTGTTGCACATATAATATGGTCTCCAGATTAATATAGAATTCAGACCAATGTACTGTGCAGTCACTACGTGGACTAAGGCCATTGTTTGCCATCACGTTGAATTACGATACTCATGTCTGCCTAACCAGCTTTTGCCTATTTCATTGACTGTTTGGTTAATCAACTTTTGTCTATCTCCACACCTACTTTCTCACAGCAGATTATAAAATAAGTTCAGCACAACACAGTTCAGCAACCCCAAATTGAGCGTAAAGGGGTGACTTGTACTTGTACTTCTAATATGAGGAAAAAAAGATGTCAAACAAAAATACTCTGTCAGTATTGCACGAGAACAGCCAGGTGACATAGAAACAAGAACAGGATCATTGCACAATGTGAACAATGTAAATTAGGAAAACAAACAAAGAGAGATTTCCTTACCTGATTTTTATCTCTTGAACATCTTTATCAGATATCGTATACAGAAGTGTGTAATTTTTCAAGTCAAACACCTTGTAAGTACTGTTTCAAATGAGAACACAGTGTCATAATTTGAACAAAGTATATTTTCTTCCTGTTAGAAAGGTAGGTAGTTCAATCACCTGTCTTGAGCAGAGTAAGTCAGCACTTTTCCGTTTACATCATCAAATTCCACGAAACCTGGCCACCTTAACGATTCTGTCTCAAAAAGAGGGAAACCAGCATCTGGCTTTCCACGGCGAATATACCTTGAGAGTAAAATGTTGTTTAGCTATAATATGGCAAAAGTAGAAGGCTAGCGGTGTAACAGGATCATAGGAAGTCAACTCACTCGATTCGAGTTGTCCTGCATCTTAAAGCACTGAAATTTTCAGAACCATAAACTGATACGGTTATAAGAGAGTCATTGTTCTTGTTATAGAACAAACTACGGATGACTTCATCTGGACTTCCATTCAGAAAGCAAATCCGCTGGTTTGTCACTGGAAACAAAGAGAATATAAGGATGGTAGTTTGAACCAGGACCGGTCATTAACAAAAGCTCAAAACAGGCGTACCTCTACTGAACGCAGCACATACTCCCAGCTGTGATAAAGCAAAGATAATATCACGGGCTCCAACTATCTCGATAATTTCAGACCGCTTCCTCAAGTAAGGTAGTAGCGAACTGTTCTCCTTAGGATCATATGTATCAAATTCTT
The Triticum dicoccoides isolate Atlit2015 ecotype Zavitan chromosome 3A, WEW_v2.0, whole genome shotgun sequence genome window above contains:
- the LOC119269394 gene encoding uncharacterized protein LOC119269394; its protein translation is MEARPRPSGVRRVTAKKRPRPDASSNSARKLQRREIAAFPERTFAASTTRERFRNIQLQEEFDTYDPKENSSLLPYLRKRSEIIEIVGARDIIFALSQLGVCAAFSRVTNQRICFLNGSPDEVIRSLFYNKNNDSLITVSVYGSENFSALRCRTTRIEYIRRGKPDAGFPLFETESLRWPGFVEFDDVNGKVLTYSAQDSTYKVFDLKNYTLLYTISDKDVQEIKISPGIMLLIYSRKKGYIPLEILSIEDGKRLKSFRHLLHRNKKIDFIEQFNEKLLVKQDGENLQILDVTNSKITEVSSNEFVTPSAFIFLYEMQLFLTFRNRSVSVWNFRGELVTSFEDHFLWHPDCNTNSIYITSNQDLIISYCKAEPDDPSSEDNACSINISDILTGKCMAKIKAGNLCKQKSSKFLCTPLEALGDITSLYYDEEREEIITGNHQGLIHVWSN